ACAACAAAATCCAGCTGATGAGTTATGGAATCCCGAATTACCGTTTCCAGGAAGAGCGCTTTTAACAACTGGACCTCAATTTTATGTCATTGTTTCAAGCGACACGCGTAAGAAAATTAACCAAAGTAACGGTAAACCCAGCTTGAAAATCCCGACGGTGCTCAATAAAATGCGAATGAACTCAACTTTTCCTTCTAAGGCAAAAACTACATAATAACATAATATAAGGAAAAAGTATAATTTGATCAGAAAGAAAACCAAGCAACATTTTTTAATACCCTAGGATATATCCCACGATTATATTATCCTGCAACAAATCAGGTTTTCCCTTAATAATTTAGTAATGAATGAATAATTATATAGAATACGTTCCGGCTTACATTTTTATTCTTTAACACTACTGTAGCGTTCGTTGCTGCTTGTGTTTTAAGTCTTTCTGAACGCAcaagaaaaatatacaaatatgaAAGCAATTTTGAGATTATTACTGGACTGACTAAAACATTATCTGGCACCCGTTTTAATATTCATGTCATAGCATTTAAAAGAAATGATTGTACGTCACATAGTACGAATGCTTTTCATTCAACTGACTTAGTGCTTTTGGAATTTAAAGCAATAGGCGAGTTCCGCCTAAGCTCTACATGCAGGTTCGACAACCGAGGTCCTTAGCAAATTTTAGGTACCAGATTTTTTCGACTTATTTTATCCAGTGATAGTAGCACAGGTTAAGTTACAGTTTTCAAAGGCTTGTGTATTGTATGTCCCTTTTTTATCGATAAGCTATAATCACATGGTACCAAATTACGAGGAAAACCGAGCCATCATACAGAGGCGCAAGCTTTTTCAGCGCCCGACTAACCTCAATGTAGATTAACTCGTATCGAAATTTCTGTAATGCATCGTTTTACATAATAGCACAAGCTTTTAGGTCAAGAAATAATTCAATTTTCCATCAACGGAAGCTAGTTCAGCGCCTAAGGCAATCTATCTGGACGTAGGTTAAGCCATATTgtatttattatattatttcatAAAATCTTGCAATCAGGTAGTCAAAGGAAGAATGAAAGTCTGCGTAAAGTCTTCCTTAACCGCCTAAAGAGTTACATCACCTCAACAACCACCTCCACCACCGTCCCCTCCACCACCGCCACCACAGCTACCGCCGCCCCCTCCGTCACCACCTCCTCCACCTCCACCTCCACCTCCCCGAAAAGTTCTCGAAGACCCTCCACCACTGCCTCTCGAAGAAACTTCAGACGAACTTCCAGTAGATGGCTTGACTACTCCGCTTAACTTAAACCATAGGGAAGCCTCGTCAGTGTCAAGAGAACCTCTGCTTTGTAGTCGTTTTGTCCAATCAGACCCAGATTCTGAATCGAGATCATAGCTACCGCTTCCAACCAGCGGACCACAAGCATTGGGACCCAAATAGACATTAGTTGGAACTGAGTTACAGTTGTAACCTGCAGCGAGAAGCATTGGCGTTATCTTGTCCCTCTTGGCTATCTTGTGACTTGACGGCGATGACTCTCTCGATGACTTTGGAGTGTAAGGTTTGCAGAGCAGGTAGAGAATTGACACTGAGAAAGCCAATGCAATCATCTCTGGAATGTATTGAGTGGCTGGAGATACCACGAAGATTCCTCTCTTCAAATCTATGTACACGTAGTTACTTGAATCAATGTATATCAAGTAGAGCCCTTCTTTGTACTTGCGTACTTCACTCCAACCTTTAGCTCCATGAAGACTAAAAAACGTGATTTCTACTTGGCCAGCGGATCGATTAAAAAAATTACCTTTTTGCCATTTGCCGATGCAAATGCCCCAATCCATTTGACCTCGTATGAGCATGGCTCTCTCGCCCTTCATTTGGTTCAGTGTAACGCATCTTTCCTCGCCTTCAATTGATCCCTTTTCTGGAAGAATGGCGGATTTGATCGAGTAAGCTGATGCTACAGCAACATTGTATAGACTGAAGATCTCGACTGCTGACAGTACGGCTGCAGTAGAATGGACCACGCGGCACTTGAATGCGTCTCGTTCCCTGATGTCAATCACCGTATGAGTGGCAGCTTCGCAGGGCAAGAGAGGCTTTCCAAAGTCATTTGGAGCCAACATCGCTTGTGGAAAACTAAGCACCAACGAAGGGTGGTCATATTTTGCGAAGAACAAGTCTTGTCGGATCTTGAATTTATAACCTTCAACAGCTGGAGCATTTAGTGTGACTGTCAGCCGGACGGTTCGTGAACCGCTGAAGGGAATGTCGATATTCCAGGGATGTGTAGGGGGTGGCCCAGCGACATAAATCGAATCAAAGTAAGAAAGCAGGCTTGTTTGACAGGAACCGATGATCCTTTCTCCCAAGAACACTTTCTGGTGAAGACTTACCGTGATCGCGTGTTGCTTCTCATTGTTGATGACGCACTGATTCATCAGGCCAACACCAAAGCCCCCTTTCATGCCTTGTAAAATAATCAAGTTGCCGTTCGGACCAAATAGTCGGACATAAAAGGTTTTGGTTACGTCTGCATTTAAAACCTCTATCTTCAGAATGCTCAAAACGTATTGAAGTCGTGCGAGTGGAGCGTAGAGCCAATCAGGTCTGGAAGGTGTGTGAGGAGGAGGTTCACCTCTGAACTTGGTACCCGGCTTGTCAAACTGCAAACCGGCTGCCTCCCACACGGCTCGAGTAGACGTTTCACGGTCGTACAAAGTAGGTGCCAGGCCGTAATTTGCTTCGTTGTTATCGCTTTGCAGCATTGTTCCACACATCTCTGTTGTATCTTGCTTGTAATTTAGTGGATGTTGTCGATGAGCGTGCCAGATTAAAATCACGTCATAGCATGGAACAACAGAGATTTGCGGATTTCTGCTTCTTAGTTCCAGATAATGTTGGTAGCGCTCAACGGCTTTGGCAAGAAATCTTCTGTCTGCATAGTGAGGCAGCGATACTTGGTAATAGAACCTGGATTGGTCGTAACATGCCTTTTCGAGGTCAGGCCAAATTTGCAACTTGTAAGCCATAAGAAACGGCACTGGTTGGGACAAGTTAACTTCAAATGGTTCCCCGGGATAACTTGCTTCCCATAAATATCTTGCTCTATGAACTCCCTCCTGTCGTTGGAATCTGTTCATGGGCGTGTGGTCAATGACTCGAGACACAATATTCATACAGTCGTCCTCATATTTCTGCGGTGTTAACATGTGCACATACCAAACCCAGGCGATGTCCAGGGGAGCTGCCAGAAGCTTGCTTTCTCTTCCTTGCTTAGCTGCGAGTGGTAGCCAAAAGACTTCGTACCTTCTGATAGCATTTCTTAGGATCGGACTAGTGTATAGGCCAGGAAACTCGTCAACTAACTCAAGAAAACTGAGCACATTGGAAGCTGTTTGGATCAGGTGATTCACATTAAGTCTGTGTGAATATCGTGTTTCCTGCGTCATTGCTCTTGGGCTTGTTGGATGATTGCTCTTTGGGAAATAACAGCATAGATAACCAATaagcaaaaatttgaagtaGTCAGATCGACTGAGTATTCACATGCACGAGAGAGCTGGAGAAAAGCAACAATAAGATAATTGGCTGTTTACATAGCTATGTTTTTAAAGGTGCGTTTCCTACTTCGCCATTTTTTTAACTCTAATGTGCGTGAGGTACTTGGCACAAGAGTCTTGAGTGAGTTTTCGTTTTTATATTTGTAGTATAGAGTATGTGATAGGAATGGTCACCGACCTTCCTACTTTAGCTCAATGAATACTAGGAAAATATTTTGGCATCAAAATTCTAACGGGACTTAACGCTCCTATGATATAATCATGATTGAATAGCTCATAAACCCATGCATTCGGCGTGTTGAGCGATTTCCGTTGTTGGAACCTAGAGGTGTTTCAGGATCTTTATATGAATATatgaattaatgaacgcctctcattccactaatttattcacaaattcatgtgaccatatttccaccaatggcaaagctcctctacactctcatatacaccacaacaacccacaattcttctattcgctctgacgaagggctaacgctcgaaacgtcagctttctaaatctttcacggtggtaattcaaactttatcaactcttttgataaaacaaaatttttgttagGATCTTTATATATTTTGGCGCTTCAGTAAATATCTCAGTTTTTGAAATCAGTTTGGAAATTGTGTaaaattgtaaaagaaaatcAACGAGTTTTATTACAATATATTTTGAGTTCTTCTACATTCAAGAGGCACTTTATATTCCCATCgagtcacaaaaaaaaaattcacccatGAAGAGTCATTTCAGAAGGTAGGTTATAATTTAGGATTGATTATCTCAGGGCAGATTTTTTGTCTGATAATCTTGTAATCTGGGCTCACCAATTTCTGAACATTTTATGCTAAGTTTATATATTATTAAAAAAGAACCGTTCCACGCGGCTTCTCTCTCAGAGGTCTCAGAGGCGCGGTGAATTCACAGTCGAGTGTTTGAAATGACACACATCGCCTGGGGCACTTGAAAACTCAGTAGTTTCACTTTTGCGCAACCATGAATGGTTGCATTCTTTTGCTTTGTTCCTAAAttagaaaacaaatttcttgCTTGGCTTATGGCAGTAATACCGAAGCCAACCAAAAACGTCGTTTGAAAGTAATATTGTAGTTTTAAAGTGGTAGACTTTTCAAGAATTAGAGATAAAACTGAATGTCATCAATACTCACCGCAAACTAAATTAAGCCTCTATCTCATTAGGTGGAACGGTCCTCCACATAAAAACGTCGAGTCACTGCCTTAAAGCTCTTCTATTCAACACTTGAGTAATTTTCCAACACGACTTTCGATTTCGCATTTGACATTAAGCTATTCGAAGAAGTGAAATTATTCCGGTTAACCTTAAATGTCGTACATGCACAGACTGGTTTAGATAAAGGATTTTTACTGAAAATGTTGTGCGAAATTTTACCTTGTTTCATATAGGTTCAGTAAGACAATTTGCATTGTCATCTTCAAATAAATTTTCCTGCGATGCAGACGGACATTGATCCGCATGGCTACTTCAAATTTTGACATGTCATAACAGAATTTTAAGGTATTGACGCAACTTCTGGAAACCACAGAAACAGCACTTTTATTTAGCTTCTCGTTTTAAGACGACCGGATTCCATCACTGACGTACTATGGCACAACGGCTCACATTTTATAAAGAGCAAACGCACGTTACAGTTTGCACGTGGAAAGTAAGTTAAACAACTGAAGCGTATAATTTAAGCACTTATATGCCGTGAACCTGACTACAGCAGCAATATAGGGTTtaattgtttcattgttttatttaatttttgcaTTCGTCAGAACGTACGTTTAAATTTTCATATATGCAACTTAAATTGACTAAGATGAAATACTCCTGTAATAAACTCTTCGAAACTCTTCAAGACGACGCTGGTAATTTTTTTAAGTGAGTTAATATTTGTATCAAACTTGATATATGCATTTCATCTAGCAATCATTCAGTGATAAATTTGAATGTTATGATTTAAAAGGTGacaatattgaaagaaaaacattgcTACCTCGTTAAGATGCACAACTTTCAAAAGTCTTTCTTTCCATCCGCCATTAATGGCTGGAATTCTCTGGAACTAGATCTGCGAAACTTGGTTTTTCTTGTCTAAGAGAATATCTGTTTAGAATTAACCGATGTGCATCGCCTTTTTGCGAGTGCGGTATTGATATTGAATCGGTGAAacattgtttttcgttttttcccAGGTATGCTGCCCAACGTAATCTCCTCCTTACCTCTGCCGCCAACATTTTAGGTGATACGTGCTCATCCAGCAGCGATGCTAAGaaacttaattttcttttgtatgGTGTTAAATCTGTAAATTATGAGATCAACTGTGCTTTATTTCGCGAAGTCCAGACTTTTATAATCAATAGTGGTGAACACATTTGTAAATATGTAAAtttatttgttgtaattttgtgtgctgtttgttttttgttttttttattgcctGATTATCGTATTATTGTAAGCCCCCTCGATAAGCCTAGGTGCTTTTGGggcaaacaatggaaaatatgtttaaataaaaaaaaagaaaaaagatacaCATCTCATCTTAAAACTACCGAATAAAAAAAATCTCAGCATTATTGCCTCAAGAAATGTTCCCGCTGTTGTTATACTGCAACGTGCTTAAAGACATGAGCATAAGAAGTAATAAAACGTTCTATTCTTGTCATggctttgattttatttttgaccGCGTAGTCTAAACGACACGCTTTCACTTTGTCTTTAGACTCTTAAGTACTTGTATCGAGTCTCCTGTTGAACGTTTGCGAGAAGTCTAGTCGTAAAAGCTATATAAACACTCGGCATTTTGTTTCTTCACAGCACTTTTGTTTCTCCCAAACCTCACTGGCATTTCCATGTCTCAATATAGAAACACGGAACCATTTGTTGTTTCTCAACTAGTCAGTGCTGATTGATGGCagctttaaaataatataaGCTTCAAAGTTGACTCACCTTGAAAATGTTTCACTTTAATTTGCTGATGTGGCTTCTCGTCGTAACATTTCACGGAAGGCAACTTAATGCGTCAACCCTTTATATTCCTTTTTAATAGTCAGTAGATTTATTCCCTGCGAGTGAAGTGTTTGCATCGATTGACGTCATGTTAAGTTCTCtctgtttattgtttttaacgTACGTAACAACAGCTCCAAACAACTGTAGTGCAGATCTTTTGTTTGGCTGATTATAAGTCCCTTGAGTTTAGAATTGTTACTTCTCAACCGCTAAGAATGTTGGCAAGTTTATTTCGCTTACCACTGAGGACCAATCACTGGATGACTTCTATCATTGAAAGCAACAGAATGGCGATAAAGTTGCCTAAGTTAATAATTTTGTGGTTTTGGTTTAGTTTCGTAGCTTTGGGGGAAAAGATCCGATGCCCTTGATCGatgtaaaatattattttaatttgtagtTCCTGATTTTGATATCGTCACACAACAGAGATAAGGTGTACGTTAGTTTCTTATGAAACTTTCCGTACTTTTACTTTTTGCATCTATTTCCAGTGCCTCCCAACACTTCCATCATTGTTACGTAATAATAAAGTTAAATTTCCTGTCAACGGGAGGAAAGCTAATGTTTAGCCATTCTGAATACACGCTTTGTCAAAATCCCATATCTTAGCCTTCCATGCAGGGGGGCACAACTTTATTTTACAGACTACCTTAACGGGCTTGCACGTGTGATTTTTTGTATAAGGTCGATTCACTTTACAGTACCCTTTTACTGGGGATCTTTAAGTTGCAAGGGTGTGGCTAGGGAGAGGGGGGTGGTCCTAGCATGCCCGTGAACCCCCTTTtgtaagtcttttttttttctaaagaaaaCAAGCTACAACAGGTGGCAATGACAACTTGACAGTAGACAGTagacagacagtttattctctaaaatatagacagatttacaaagaagtataaaagaaaacttaatgagaaaagggcaaaaatagttaaactaataacttgccctaaaagttggaaatatgtaaagattacctaattaattaagtggacaAAGATACGCGGCCATCTTACCTGACCGCTGACCGCTGACCCTTAGGAACTTGACAACttcatgacaatctggtgagaaccctcactttgacacaatGTGATCCCTCTTGAAATATGTCCAATCATTGGTCTGCGATCAGCTGACCTCGAGTACGTACGGAATTAATTTCGAGAAAGACTTTAATACTCAAAACTCGCCGCAGTCTGTAAAAGTCacttttattattaataaagaTTGTAgtgcttgttttgaaaatcaaTGAAAGCTAATAAAAACAAGTAAACATATTTTCCTAATCTGCTCTACTTTCTCCCAATTTTTGTCCAAACTAATCATCACACGTGCACTTTAAGAGTATATATATGGTCGACTATCGTAAGCGGTAATGTCCAGCCTAGCACCAAGGTCGGGGGTTCATCTGTGCACCCGTAAATGGGATCTGAGTCCAAATGCAGATGCACAGATGCGACCACACACGTGACATGGTATAGAGGATCCCCTAGATTCAGTTCCAGCATTGGTTGCTGCTCGTTTCTCAGCATGCGCCCTCCGCTTGGCCTGCTCATAAGCAGCTGCTCCCTTCCTGGTAAGTTGTTTCCAAACACGCCTGTTTGAAGCGGTGGTTTCCCAGTGGGCCGTGGCGATCCTGTAATTCTGGAGCGTCTTTTTCAGGGTGTCTTTAAAGCGAAGCGTTGGCCTTCCTCTTAGCCTGTGCCCTTCTGAAAGCTCGCTATAGAACAGTTGTTTTGGAAGTCTATCATCAGACATGCGCACCAAATGTCCTGACCATCTCAGCTGGGAAAGTGTTAGCAGAGTGAGAATTTAAGAGTAATTAATAGCCAACGGTATCTATCGAACTTAAAAGTTCGATTAAAAGCTTTCACACATGTGAAAAGCCGTACAGCTTTACCCTCGTAGCGATTTGAACTTTCCAGGTTTGCGACAAGATTCGCACAAAACGAGTCTTGATGTGCTGCTGAAACACGTTGGATACAACTGTATCTTTATCAAAGTTTCCTTGAAATACCTAAAATGTATACCCACAATACCTTGcagtgataataaaaaaattagatGAAATGAAGAACTCTTAAGAAGATGAAATAAAGATAAAGATGAAATGTTCCCTGCATGTTGCAAGCGAGAGTCGAAGAAACAAGAAATGTGATTATGATTGGATTCGACCCCTTGAACTTCCAGATATCTGTCGGATATCTGACAAAAGTTTCCTCGTTAAGGCCCAGTCAAAAACAAGTGACAATCATGGGTATTTTGCGATCATTTTAGATTCTTTGATGGAATCGCTAGTATGAAGGATACGAAATGCAAAAAAACTCTGCACCATTTTTTTCTGTGTCCATAGGACTTTAAGTTTTAGATTCTTTCTTGGAATCGTTGTTATGAGGCATACGGACTGAAAAATACTTTGTGaccattttttttccagtgaGAGCAAATGAAGCTAAATGAAA
The Acropora muricata isolate sample 2 chromosome 3, ASM3666990v1, whole genome shotgun sequence genome window above contains:
- the LOC136911881 gene encoding uncharacterized protein is translated as MTQETRYSHRLNVNHLIQTASNVLSFLELVDEFPGLYTSPILRNAIRRYEVFWLPLAAKQGRESKLLAAPLDIAWVWYVHMLTPQKYEDDCMNIVSRVIDHTPMNRFQRQEGVHRARYLWEASYPGEPFEVNLSQPVPFLMAYKLQIWPDLEKACYDQSRFYYQVSLPHYADRRFLAKAVERYQHYLELRSRNPQISVVPCYDVILIWHAHRQHPLNYKQDTTEMCGTMLQSDNNEANYGLAPTLYDRETSTRAVWEAAGLQFDKPGTKFRGEPPPHTPSRPDWLYAPLARLQYVLSILKIEVLNADVTKTFYVRLFGPNGNLIILQGMKGGFGVGLMNQCVINNEKQHAITVSLHQKVFLGERIIGSCQTSLLSYFDSIYVAGPPPTHPWNIDIPFSGSRTVRLTVTLNAPAVEGYKFKIRQDLFFAKYDHPSLVLSFPQAMLAPNDFGKPLLPCEAATHTVIDIRERDAFKCRVVHSTAAVLSAVEIFSLYNVAVASAYSIKSAILPEKGSIEGEERCVTLNQMKGERAMLIRGQMDWGICIGKWQKGNFFNRSAGQVEITFFSLHGAKGWSEVRKYKEGLYLIYIDSSNYVYIDLKRGIFVVSPATQYIPEMIALAFSVSILYLLCKPYTPKSSRESSPSSHKIAKRDKITPMLLAAGYNCNSVPTNVYLGPNACGPLVGSGSYDLDSESGSDWTKRLQSRGSLDTDEASLWFKLSGVVKPSTGSSSEVSSRGSGGGSSRTFRGGGGGGGGGGDGGGGGSCGGGGGGDGGGGGC